The genomic DNA GACGGCGCGCGGCAAGCCGGCCGCCGCTCCGGGCGGGGCACCCCCGGGAGCCGCGCCGAGAGATACGCCGCAAGGGCTGTGTGTCGCGAGCCGGATTTGCGCCTAGGCCGGCTGGCCGTCGGCGAAATGCTCGCGCATCCAGCATTCACCGGATATCCGGGCCCCGTTCTGCGTTACGAACGCGTAGGGCGAGTGTTCGACCACGGCGCCGCCGCGGCTGCGGATGACCCAGCGGAAACAGCGGGGATCGTCCACGCACGGAACGATCTCGACGGTGTGAGAGCGCGTGATTTCGGTCGTCATGCGCGGTAAACGCCCGAGGACGCGGCTCCGCTCCACGCCTCGCGTGTGGACGGTTACCGAGCGGTGTGGCCGCGCACGCGGATCGGGCCTGTTTGTCGGGCTCTGTGGCCGGGACCTTTCCCGCCGCGGCCCGGTTCGGGCCGAGCCTTCCGGCCGGGCGTGGCCCCGGCGCCGAGCGACAAGGATGCTGCATGCCGATCAAGGCCCTCAACGACCGCAAGAAGCTGTCGAACGACTTCAACGAGGCCAACGACGCCTTCATCGACGAGGTGCTGGGCGCGCTCCAGGGTGGCCGGATCCCCGTCGATCTCGCCCGCGCCTATCTCGCGCATCCCGTCGCGATGATGCACACGGACGGAGCGCAGGCCGTCGCCAACTACTTCGAGCGCATGCTGGCCCAGCGGCCGAACATCGACTGGACGCCGGGCGCCTGAGCACGGCACGGGACCCCTGACGAGATGGAGCGCGGATGACCGCCGACGAGATCGAGGATCTGAACCGGGCGCGTGCCGCTCTGACCCGCCAGCGGAACGCCATCGCGCGGCGCCTGGGCGGCCTCGACCTGGCGCCGATCTCCATGGCGGAGGACCTGACCCGGACCCTGCTCGCCATCGAGGCCGTGGACCGCGCCCTGGTCGATGCGGGTCAGCCGCATATCGATATCGGCCATCGGCCGGACGCCTAGGGATTGCGGCGCGCGCGGCCGCGGGCGAGTCTTGCGCCGCAAACCCGGGCGGGCGTACAGGCTCGGGTGCTCTGAGGAGACCCGACGATGTCCGACCGCCTGCCCGGCTTCAACACGCTGGCGATCCACGCGGGTGCCGCCCCCGACGCGGCCACCGGCGCACGGGCCACGCCGATCTACCAGACCACCAGCTTCGTGTTCGACGACGTCGACCACGCCGCGTCGCTGTTCGGTCTTCAGGCCTTCGGCAACATCTACACGCGGATCACCAACCCGACGAACGCCGTGCTGGAGGAGCGCATCGCGGCGTTGGAGGGCGGGACCGCCGCCCTGGCGGTCGCCTCCGGCCACGCGGCCGAGTTTCTGACCATGCACGCCCTGATGCAGCCGGGCGACGAGTTCGTGGCCTCGAACAAGCTGTACGGCGGCTCGATCAACCAGTTCAACCACTCGTACAAGAACTTCGGCTGGTCGGTGGCCTGGGCCGACAACGACGACCCCGCCTCCTTCGAGGCGGCGATCACGCCGCGCACCAAGGCGATCTTCTGCGAATCGATCGCCAATCCCGGCGGCGTCATCACCGACCTCGCGGCGCTCTCGCAGATCGCCAAGAGGCACAACATCCCGCTCGTCGTCGACAACACCATGGCGACGCCGTACCTGATCCGACCCTTCGAGCACGGCGCCGACATCGTGGTGCACTCGGCCACCAAGTTCCTCGGCGGCCACGGCAACTCGATCGGCGGCCTGATCGTCGACGGCGGCACGTTCCAGTGGGCCGGTGACGCGCGCTACCCGATGATGAGCCAGCCGCGGCCGGAATATTCCGGCATGGTGCTGGCCGAGACCTTCGGCAATTTCGGCTTCGCCATCGCCTGCCGTGTGCTGGGCCTGCGCGATCTCGGTCCGGCGCTGTCGCCGTTCAACGCCTTCCTGATCCTGAACGGCATCGAGACGCTGCCGCTGCGCATGCAGCGGCACTCCGACAACGCGCTGACGGTAGCCAAGCACCTGTCGACGCATCCGGCGGTGTCGTGGGTGAGCTATCCCGGCCTGGAGACCGACCGCTACCATCAGCTCGCGCGGCGCTACACGCCGAACGGCGCCGGCGCCGTCTTCACCTTCGGGCTGAAGGGCGGCTACGACGCGGGGGTCAAGCTCGTCTCGAGTCTCCAGCTGTTCTCGCACCTCGCCAATATCGGCGACACCCGCTCGCTGATCATCCACCCGGCCTCGACGACCCACCGCCAGCTCACCGACGCGCAGAAGACCGCCGCGGGCGCGGGACCCGACGTGGTGCGGCTGTCGATCGGCCTGGAGGATCCGGCCGACCTGATCGACGATCTCGACGCCGCTCTCGGGGGCTGACGAGCCGACGCCGGATGGCCCGGCCGCGCCGAGACCGGCGATCGCCGCGAGGCGACCCCGGCGGCGCGTCCGGGCCCGACGTCGCCCGCCGCCCGGGTCTCGCGGCGTGCGCGATGTTCGCTGCGCGCGCGACGACGGTGCCGGCGGAACGAAGCTGACGCCGCGTCGCCGGCCGTCGCGTGTGGCGCGACGGCCGGCGACGCTCAGAAGGCCTCCGCCTCCAGCGCCATGGTGCTGTCCGCACCGGCCTTGATCCGG from Methylobacterium radiotolerans JCM 2831 includes the following:
- a CDS encoding O-acetylhomoserine aminocarboxypropyltransferase yields the protein MSDRLPGFNTLAIHAGAAPDAATGARATPIYQTTSFVFDDVDHAASLFGLQAFGNIYTRITNPTNAVLEERIAALEGGTAALAVASGHAAEFLTMHALMQPGDEFVASNKLYGGSINQFNHSYKNFGWSVAWADNDDPASFEAAITPRTKAIFCESIANPGGVITDLAALSQIAKRHNIPLVVDNTMATPYLIRPFEHGADIVVHSATKFLGGHGNSIGGLIVDGGTFQWAGDARYPMMSQPRPEYSGMVLAETFGNFGFAIACRVLGLRDLGPALSPFNAFLILNGIETLPLRMQRHSDNALTVAKHLSTHPAVSWVSYPGLETDRYHQLARRYTPNGAGAVFTFGLKGGYDAGVKLVSSLQLFSHLANIGDTRSLIIHPASTTHRQLTDAQKTAAGAGPDVVRLSIGLEDPADLIDDLDAALGG